One window of Cellulomonas shaoxiangyii genomic DNA carries:
- a CDS encoding beta-galactosidase — MTASAQHPDRARWPLGLDGIGFGGDYNPEQWPQDVREEDVRLMQEAGVTIVSLAIFSWARIEPREGELDWTWLDETMDRLHAAGIRVSLATATASPPPWLTTKHPEILPVRADGAVLSPGSRQHYRIASPVWRRYAVAMARRVAERYADHPALAVWHVDNEIGCHVPHDYSEDAATAFRAWLVARYGTVEALNHAWGTAFWSQQYGSFDEVLPPRTAATLVNPTHRLDFARYSSDELLSYCTDLRDVLNEVTPTVPCTTNFMVQRVTGNMDYARWADEQDVVSNDHYVFADDPAPQVELAFSADLTRSVAGGRPWMLMEHSTSAVNWQGRNRTRPSDESLRHSVQHLAHGADAIMFFQWRQSAAGAEKYHSAMLPHAGTDTDVWRTTVRLGRLLEAVGEVRGATQRPRAAVLFDWPSAWATQLGSHPTDALDPRQLAVALHRALARRAVEADVVRATADLSGYDVVLVPALYLLSDEGAAAVAAAAERGASVLVTFFSGIVDENDHVRLGGYPGAFRDLLGVRTEEFWALQADERVRLDDGTEAELWSEKVHALDGTEVVRTFAGGPLDGVPAVTRRSVGAGAAWYLATWPSDADGLQRVVDALVEESGVPRVVADLPEGVEVTRRVADDGRTWLFVLNHTDAPVRVAASGRALVDPRDVDGTLDVAAGAVEVVRETH, encoded by the coding sequence GTGACAGCATCCGCGCAGCACCCCGACCGCGCACGATGGCCCCTGGGGCTCGACGGCATCGGCTTCGGCGGCGACTACAACCCCGAGCAGTGGCCCCAGGACGTCCGCGAGGAGGACGTGCGCCTCATGCAGGAGGCGGGCGTCACGATCGTGAGCCTCGCGATCTTCTCCTGGGCGCGCATCGAGCCGCGTGAGGGCGAGCTCGACTGGACCTGGCTGGACGAGACGATGGACCGCCTGCACGCCGCCGGCATCCGCGTCAGCCTCGCCACCGCGACCGCCAGCCCGCCGCCGTGGCTGACGACGAAGCACCCCGAGATCCTGCCGGTACGCGCCGACGGCGCCGTGCTCTCGCCGGGCTCGCGCCAGCACTACCGGATCGCCTCGCCCGTCTGGCGCCGGTACGCCGTCGCGATGGCCCGCCGGGTCGCCGAGCGGTACGCCGACCACCCGGCGCTGGCGGTCTGGCACGTCGACAACGAGATCGGCTGCCACGTCCCGCACGACTACTCCGAGGACGCGGCCACGGCGTTCCGCGCCTGGCTCGTCGCCCGCTACGGCACCGTCGAGGCCCTCAACCACGCGTGGGGCACGGCGTTCTGGTCGCAGCAGTACGGGTCGTTCGACGAGGTGCTGCCGCCCCGCACCGCCGCGACGCTGGTCAACCCGACCCACCGGCTCGACTTCGCGCGGTACTCCTCCGACGAGCTGCTCTCGTACTGCACGGACCTGCGGGACGTGCTGAACGAGGTCACGCCGACCGTCCCGTGCACGACCAACTTCATGGTCCAGCGGGTCACCGGGAACATGGACTACGCGCGCTGGGCCGACGAGCAGGACGTCGTCTCCAACGACCACTACGTCTTCGCCGACGACCCGGCGCCGCAGGTCGAGCTCGCGTTCAGCGCCGACCTCACGCGGTCGGTCGCGGGCGGGCGGCCGTGGATGCTCATGGAGCACTCGACCTCCGCCGTGAACTGGCAGGGCCGCAACCGCACGCGCCCGTCCGACGAGTCGCTGCGCCACTCCGTGCAGCACCTCGCGCACGGCGCCGACGCGATCATGTTCTTCCAGTGGCGCCAGTCCGCCGCGGGCGCGGAGAAGTACCACTCGGCGATGCTGCCCCACGCCGGCACCGACACGGACGTGTGGCGCACCACCGTGCGCCTGGGACGCCTCCTCGAGGCGGTCGGCGAGGTCCGCGGTGCCACGCAGCGGCCGCGCGCCGCGGTGCTGTTCGACTGGCCCTCGGCGTGGGCGACGCAGCTCGGCTCCCACCCGACGGACGCGCTGGACCCGCGGCAGCTCGCCGTCGCGCTGCACCGCGCGCTGGCCCGCCGGGCGGTCGAGGCGGACGTCGTGCGCGCCACGGCGGACCTGTCCGGCTACGACGTCGTCCTCGTGCCGGCCCTGTACCTGCTGAGCGACGAGGGCGCGGCGGCCGTCGCCGCCGCGGCCGAGCGCGGGGCGTCGGTGCTGGTCACGTTCTTCTCGGGGATCGTCGACGAGAACGACCACGTGCGCCTCGGCGGCTACCCGGGCGCGTTCCGCGACCTGCTGGGCGTGCGCACGGAGGAGTTCTGGGCGCTGCAGGCCGACGAGCGCGTGCGCCTCGACGACGGCACCGAGGCCGAGCTGTGGAGCGAGAAGGTGCACGCGCTGGACGGCACCGAGGTGGTCCGCACGTTCGCGGGCGGCCCGCTCGACGGCGTGCCGGCCGTGACGCGCCGGTCCGTCGGCGCGGGCGCCGCCTGGTACCTCGCGACGTGGCCGAGCGACGCGGACGGGCTGCAGCGGGTCGTCGACGCGCTCGTCGAGGAGTCGGGCGTGCCGCGCGTCGTCGCGGACCTGCCCGAGGGCGTCGAGGTCACGCGCCGCGTCGCGGACGACGGCCGCACGTGGCTGTTCGTGCTCAACCACACCGACGCGCCGGTGCGCGTGGCGGCGTCCGGGCGGGCCCTCGTCGACCCGCGCGACGTCGACGGCACGCTCGACGTCGCGGCCGGCGCCGTCGAGGTGGTGCGCGAGACCCACTGA
- a CDS encoding Gfo/Idh/MocA family protein, which yields MNESDQNPTAPRPASSRATEGDPAVVPAFAPPHAGRRRLRYAVVGTGHRAGMYVAALTGDHADVGEIVAWCDTNPGRMDWYDAQAGEALGLGGPAGLPQYGAQDVERMVDEQRVDVVVVTTPDVAHAGVVARALDAGADVVVEKPLTTTVEGCRTVVRAVARTGRDVVMTFNYRYAPRNSSLRDVIASGRIGRVTSVHFEWALDTVHGADYFRRWHRDKASSGGLLVHKSSHHFDLVNWWLHDVPSRVYASGGLRFYGDANAAARGMGPRPERGTGTTGDPWSLDLTHDPRLQGLYLDTEHHDGYRRDQDVFAPGITIEDNMSVVVDYRGGATLTYSLNAHAPWEGYRVTVNGTEGRAELEVVERGAVILDADGRAVLDPSATPEGVAAQAARPEGERLLVQRHWEAAREWRIPRGVGGHGGGDAILLMDVFRRDLRLAADPLGRAAGYRDGLRAVAVGIAANRSMVTGQPVLVDDLGLGDLAPAVDTEPAAVPATPPAGTATTADPTTPDPTTPDPTTPDPTTPVTTGAAR from the coding sequence GTGAACGAGTCCGACCAGAACCCCACCGCACCCCGTCCGGCGTCGAGCCGGGCCACCGAGGGCGACCCGGCGGTCGTGCCCGCGTTCGCCCCGCCGCACGCCGGCCGCCGCCGCCTGCGGTACGCCGTCGTGGGCACCGGCCACCGCGCGGGCATGTACGTCGCGGCGCTGACGGGCGACCACGCCGACGTCGGCGAGATCGTCGCGTGGTGCGACACCAACCCCGGCCGCATGGACTGGTACGACGCGCAGGCCGGCGAGGCGCTCGGCCTCGGCGGCCCGGCCGGCCTGCCGCAGTACGGCGCGCAGGACGTCGAGCGCATGGTCGACGAGCAGCGCGTCGACGTCGTCGTCGTCACGACCCCGGACGTCGCGCACGCCGGCGTGGTCGCCCGCGCGCTCGACGCCGGTGCCGACGTCGTCGTCGAGAAGCCGCTGACGACGACCGTCGAGGGCTGCCGCACCGTCGTGCGGGCCGTCGCCCGCACCGGCCGGGACGTCGTCATGACGTTCAACTACCGCTACGCGCCGCGGAACTCCTCGCTGCGGGACGTGATCGCGTCCGGCCGGATCGGCCGCGTGACGAGCGTGCACTTCGAGTGGGCGCTCGACACCGTGCACGGCGCGGACTACTTCCGCCGCTGGCACCGCGACAAGGCGAGCTCGGGCGGGCTGCTCGTGCACAAGTCCAGCCACCACTTCGACCTCGTCAACTGGTGGCTGCACGACGTGCCGTCCCGCGTGTACGCGTCCGGCGGGCTGCGCTTCTACGGCGACGCGAACGCCGCCGCGCGGGGCATGGGCCCGCGCCCGGAGCGGGGGACCGGCACCACGGGCGACCCGTGGTCGCTGGACCTCACCCACGACCCGCGCCTGCAGGGCCTCTACCTCGACACCGAGCACCACGACGGGTACCGGCGCGACCAGGACGTCTTCGCGCCCGGCATCACGATCGAGGACAACATGTCCGTCGTCGTCGACTACCGCGGCGGCGCGACGCTGACCTACTCGCTGAACGCGCACGCGCCGTGGGAGGGGTACCGCGTCACGGTCAACGGCACGGAGGGACGCGCCGAGCTCGAGGTCGTCGAGCGCGGTGCCGTGATCCTCGACGCGGACGGCCGCGCGGTCCTCGACCCCTCCGCCACACCCGAGGGCGTCGCCGCCCAGGCAGCCCGGCCCGAGGGTGAGCGCCTGCTCGTGCAGCGCCACTGGGAGGCCGCGCGCGAGTGGCGCATCCCCCGGGGCGTCGGCGGGCACGGCGGCGGTGACGCGATCCTGCTCATGGACGTCTTCCGCCGCGACCTGCGCCTCGCGGCCGACCCGCTCGGCCGGGCGGCCGGGTACCGCGACGGCCTGCGCGCGGTCGCCGTCGGCATCGCGGCGAACCGCTCGATGGTCACGGGGCAGCCCGTCCTCGTCGACGACCTCGGCCTCGGCGACCTCGCGCCCGCGGTCGACACCGAGCCGGCCGCGGTGCCCGCGACGCCACCGGCCGGCACGGCGACCACCGCCGACCCCACCACCCCCGACCCCACCACCCCCGACCCCACCACGCCCGACCCCACCACCCCCGTCACGACCGGAGCCGCCCGATGA
- a CDS encoding bifunctional 3'-5' exonuclease/DNA polymerase, whose protein sequence is MPAYVLVAPDAPGRTVTLVDLDEHAAETGRRTVAADALPAEVRRVEDAHAGAPPRWVWDDTRTRYPALLTAGVRVERSHDLRLCHAILRHSATCAASHLAQAPPGPWDADAPVPVPHAPSLFDALDDDAPAAVRDPLAELRAQLGAVAGSRHPGRLRLLLAAESTGALVAAEMHHDGLPWDAAVHDRILTDLLGPRPWGGARPQRLEALADEVRTALVAPALNPDSPPDLLRALRLQGFDVQSTSKWEIRGLDHAVVGPLLEYKKLSRLLSANGWAWLDQWVHDGRFRPDYVVGGVVTGRWASDGGGALQLPAQVRDAVRADPGWRLVVADAAQLEPRVLAAMSGDRDMAAAARHADLYQGVADAGVVPTRKDAKYAMLGAIYGATTGASAQLMPHLARAFPRAVALVEGAARAGERGEVVTTWLGRSSPPASDALRSALTAATGEGAGADDVRETRRRARDRGRFTRNFIVQGTAAEWAMCWMASLRRRLRGIDGRPHLVFFLHDEVVVHSPADVTDEVAAAVRDSADEAGRLLFGDAPVEFALDLSVVDSYAAAT, encoded by the coding sequence GTGCCCGCGTACGTGCTCGTCGCCCCCGACGCGCCCGGGCGTACCGTCACGCTGGTCGACCTCGACGAGCACGCGGCCGAGACCGGGCGTCGCACCGTCGCCGCCGACGCCCTGCCGGCGGAGGTCCGCCGCGTCGAGGACGCCCACGCCGGCGCCCCGCCGCGGTGGGTGTGGGACGACACGCGCACCCGCTACCCGGCGCTGCTGACCGCGGGCGTCCGGGTCGAGCGGTCGCACGACCTGCGGCTGTGCCACGCGATCCTGCGGCACTCCGCGACCTGCGCGGCCTCGCACCTCGCCCAGGCGCCACCGGGCCCGTGGGACGCCGACGCCCCGGTGCCCGTCCCGCACGCACCGTCGCTCTTCGACGCCCTCGACGACGACGCCCCCGCCGCCGTCCGCGACCCGCTCGCCGAGCTGCGCGCCCAGCTCGGCGCCGTCGCGGGCTCCCGCCACCCCGGCCGCCTGCGCCTGCTCCTCGCGGCCGAGTCCACCGGCGCCCTGGTCGCCGCCGAGATGCACCACGACGGCCTGCCCTGGGACGCCGCCGTGCACGACCGCATCCTCACGGACCTCCTGGGCCCGCGGCCGTGGGGCGGCGCCCGCCCGCAGCGGCTCGAGGCGCTGGCCGACGAGGTCCGCACCGCGCTCGTCGCCCCCGCGCTCAACCCGGACTCCCCGCCGGACCTGCTGCGCGCGCTGCGCCTGCAGGGGTTCGACGTGCAGTCCACGAGCAAGTGGGAGATCCGCGGCCTCGACCACGCCGTCGTCGGGCCGCTGCTGGAGTACAAGAAGCTGTCCCGGCTGCTGTCCGCGAACGGGTGGGCGTGGCTCGACCAGTGGGTGCACGACGGGCGGTTCCGGCCGGACTACGTCGTCGGCGGGGTGGTCACCGGGCGGTGGGCGTCCGACGGCGGCGGTGCGCTGCAGCTGCCCGCGCAGGTGCGCGACGCCGTGCGGGCCGACCCCGGGTGGCGGCTCGTCGTCGCCGACGCCGCCCAGCTCGAGCCGCGCGTGCTCGCCGCCATGTCCGGCGACCGCGACATGGCGGCCGCCGCCCGGCACGCCGACCTGTACCAGGGCGTCGCCGACGCGGGCGTCGTGCCGACCCGCAAGGACGCCAAGTACGCGATGCTCGGCGCGATCTACGGCGCGACGACCGGCGCCTCCGCCCAGCTCATGCCGCACCTGGCGCGGGCGTTCCCGCGGGCGGTCGCGCTGGTGGAGGGCGCCGCGCGGGCGGGCGAGCGGGGAGAGGTCGTGACGACGTGGCTGGGCCGGTCGTCGCCGCCGGCGTCGGACGCGCTGCGGTCGGCGCTGACGGCCGCGACGGGCGAGGGGGCGGGCGCCGACGACGTCCGCGAGACCCGCCGCCGGGCGCGCGACCGCGGGCGGTTCACCCGGAACTTCATCGTCCAGGGCACCGCCGCCGAGTGGGCCATGTGCTGGATGGCGTCCCTGCGGCGGCGCCTGCGCGGCATCGACGGGCGCCCGCACCTCGTGTTCTTCCTGCACGACGAGGTCGTCGTGCACTCCCCCGCCGACGTGACCGACGAGGTCGCCGCCGCCGTCCGCGACTCGGCCGACGAGGCGGGGCGCCTGCTGTTCGGCGACGCCCCGGTCGAGTTCGCGCTCGACCTGTCCGTCGTCGACTCGTACGCCGCCGCGACCTGA
- a CDS encoding Gfo/Idh/MocA family protein gives MHETIVVGGGAIAHAHVHAVREHAERARVAAVVDVDADRARAFADETGVPRSGTDLAAALAGVDGVRPALAHVCTPPGTHVALATQCLEAGVPVLVEKPPALSLAEMDELLAASERTGVDVAVVFQHRFGHAGLRVADALGEGRPLGRPLVAVCDTLWFRGDSYWDAPWRGSWEVEGGGPTMGHGIHQMDLLLALLGPWEEVTAMAARRARPTQTEDVSAAVVRFADGTLATVMNSLLSPRETSAIRVDTENATVEVEHLYGYTDQDWRVTAAPGHPEAASWWTDGLDPDAPGSSHAGQVGAVLDALDAGTALPVSLREARDTLDLVASIYASAFTGRPVRRGEIAPGHPSYTTMAGPGAPWSRA, from the coding sequence GTGCACGAGACCATCGTCGTCGGTGGCGGAGCCATCGCCCACGCGCACGTCCACGCCGTCCGCGAGCACGCCGAGCGGGCCCGGGTGGCTGCCGTGGTCGACGTCGACGCGGACCGCGCCCGCGCGTTCGCCGACGAGACGGGCGTGCCGCGCTCCGGCACGGACCTGGCGGCCGCGCTCGCGGGCGTCGACGGCGTCCGGCCCGCGCTCGCGCACGTGTGCACGCCGCCCGGCACGCACGTCGCGCTGGCGACGCAGTGCCTCGAGGCCGGGGTGCCGGTGCTGGTGGAGAAGCCGCCGGCCCTGTCGCTCGCCGAGATGGACGAGCTGCTCGCCGCGAGCGAGCGCACCGGCGTCGACGTCGCCGTGGTGTTCCAGCACCGGTTCGGGCACGCCGGCCTGCGGGTCGCCGACGCGCTGGGCGAGGGGCGCCCGCTCGGACGTCCGCTCGTCGCGGTGTGCGACACGCTGTGGTTCCGCGGGGACTCGTACTGGGACGCGCCCTGGCGCGGGTCGTGGGAGGTCGAGGGCGGCGGCCCGACCATGGGGCACGGCATCCACCAGATGGACCTGCTGCTCGCGCTGCTCGGGCCGTGGGAGGAGGTCACCGCGATGGCCGCCCGCCGCGCCCGGCCGACGCAGACCGAGGACGTCTCCGCCGCCGTCGTCCGCTTCGCCGACGGGACCCTCGCGACCGTCATGAACTCGCTGCTCTCGCCGCGCGAGACGTCCGCGATCCGCGTCGACACCGAGAACGCGACCGTCGAGGTCGAGCACCTCTACGGCTACACCGACCAGGACTGGCGCGTGACGGCGGCCCCGGGGCACCCCGAGGCGGCGTCGTGGTGGACGGACGGCCTCGACCCCGACGCGCCCGGCAGCTCGCACGCCGGCCAGGTGGGTGCCGTGCTGGACGCGCTCGACGCCGGCACGGCCCTGCCCGTGAGCCTCCGCGAGGCCCGCGACACCCTCGACCTGGTGGCGTCGATCTACGCGTCGGCGTTCACGGGCCGCCCGGTCCGCCGCGGCGAGATCGCCCCGGGCCACCCGTCGTACACGACGATGGCCGGCCCGGGCGCCCCCTGGTCGCGCGCCTGA
- a CDS encoding PrsW family intramembrane metalloprotease, producing MSTSPYAATGTSGWPGTPSTATSHQPAAMPTQWAGGRGRSAGATVVAAVGIALAGLAALAGIAFVMLEVGMGPGLTGTLLALVPLALVLAGVRWLDRWEPEPRGALVFALLWGAGVAVLVSAVVNDLAAWTVANATGSLDAGVMAAAVVSAPIVEESAKGAGVLLLFLTRRRYFDGVVDGIVYAGVVAAGFAFTENILYFGRAGGALAETFVLRGLATPFAHLLFTACIGAALGLAARSRSRGAIWWLLPLGLLAAMVAHSLWNLTSILAGGSYIGIYLLVQVPVFLGVVGIALWLRGKERQVVEVRLTEYARAGWFAPHEVQMLSSLRLRRAAVAWAGRVGGPVAAEAMRDFQRRATTLAFRRQLAVNGRADLRTHGLDERETLASLTADRGRVLASAGTL from the coding sequence GTGTCCACGAGCCCCTACGCCGCCACCGGTACGTCCGGGTGGCCCGGCACCCCCAGCACCGCGACCTCCCACCAGCCCGCTGCCATGCCCACGCAGTGGGCGGGCGGACGCGGGCGGTCCGCCGGGGCCACGGTCGTCGCGGCCGTCGGGATCGCGCTGGCGGGGCTCGCGGCGCTGGCCGGCATCGCGTTCGTCATGCTCGAGGTGGGCATGGGCCCCGGTCTGACGGGCACGCTGCTCGCGCTGGTCCCGCTCGCGCTCGTGCTCGCGGGCGTGCGGTGGCTCGACCGGTGGGAGCCGGAGCCGCGCGGCGCGCTGGTGTTCGCCCTGCTGTGGGGTGCGGGTGTCGCCGTCCTCGTCTCGGCGGTCGTCAACGACCTGGCGGCGTGGACCGTCGCGAACGCCACGGGCAGCCTGGACGCGGGCGTCATGGCCGCCGCCGTGGTGTCCGCGCCGATCGTCGAGGAGTCCGCCAAGGGGGCGGGCGTCCTGCTGCTCTTCCTCACGCGGCGCCGGTACTTCGACGGCGTCGTCGACGGGATCGTCTACGCCGGGGTGGTCGCCGCGGGCTTCGCGTTCACGGAGAACATCCTCTACTTCGGCCGCGCCGGCGGCGCGCTGGCGGAGACGTTCGTGCTGCGCGGTCTCGCGACGCCGTTCGCCCACCTGCTGTTCACCGCCTGCATCGGCGCGGCGCTGGGCCTCGCGGCCCGGTCCCGCAGCCGCGGCGCGATCTGGTGGCTGCTGCCCCTGGGCCTGCTCGCCGCGATGGTGGCGCACTCGCTGTGGAACCTGACGTCGATCCTCGCGGGCGGCTCGTACATCGGCATCTACCTGCTCGTGCAGGTGCCCGTCTTCCTCGGCGTCGTCGGCATCGCGCTGTGGCTGCGGGGCAAGGAGCGCCAGGTCGTGGAGGTGCGCCTCACGGAGTACGCGCGCGCCGGCTGGTTCGCCCCGCACGAGGTGCAGATGCTCTCGTCCCTGCGGCTGCGCCGGGCCGCCGTGGCCTGGGCGGGCCGCGTCGGCGGGCCCGTCGCCGCCGAGGCCATGCGCGACTTCCAGCGGCGGGCGACGACGCTCGCGTTCCGCCGTCAGCTCGCGGTCAACGGCCGGGCGGACCTGCGCACGCACGGCCTCGACGAGCGCGAGACGCTCGCGTCGCTCACGGCCGACCGCGGACGCGTGCTGGCGTCCGCCGGGACGCTCTGA
- a CDS encoding PmoA family protein, producing MTDTLLPRLDLRPATRAVHDVGHAVDVVHDGTTLARYVYVPDDVQLESPRPYVHPLRTRGGDLVSEFRPHDHVWHKGVAWSLPVVGEENFWGGPTFVSLEASEHGYVQLDNDGSMDHQALTRLDVTTGPAGDRVDIAHTLAWHTQAGEHVVDEERALSVVVPADRDDAWVLLFDTTMTNVSGAAMPIGSPTTRGRENAGYGGLFWRGPRSFTGGTLLAPDFAGGEEVRGQRAPWMGFTGRQDGTGNAATIVMVDAGDNPVHPPQWFARRDMFACLCPAPFFSEEVPFDAGASLRFRYAVIVADGTGDPASAAALAELGTGILSA from the coding sequence ATGACCGACACCCTCCTGCCCCGCCTCGACCTGAGGCCCGCCACGCGTGCGGTCCACGACGTGGGGCACGCGGTCGACGTCGTCCACGACGGCACGACGCTCGCCCGGTACGTGTACGTGCCGGACGACGTGCAGCTGGAGTCGCCGCGGCCCTACGTGCACCCACTGCGCACGCGCGGCGGCGACCTGGTCAGCGAGTTCCGCCCGCACGACCACGTGTGGCACAAGGGCGTCGCGTGGTCGCTGCCCGTCGTCGGCGAGGAGAACTTCTGGGGCGGGCCGACGTTCGTCTCGCTCGAGGCGTCCGAGCACGGGTACGTGCAGCTCGACAACGACGGCTCGATGGACCACCAGGCGCTCACCCGCCTCGACGTCACGACCGGGCCGGCGGGCGACCGGGTCGACATCGCGCACACCCTCGCCTGGCACACCCAGGCCGGTGAGCACGTCGTCGACGAGGAGCGGGCGCTGTCCGTCGTGGTCCCCGCGGACCGCGACGACGCCTGGGTGCTGCTGTTCGACACGACCATGACGAACGTGTCCGGCGCCGCGATGCCGATCGGCTCGCCGACGACGCGCGGCCGCGAGAACGCCGGGTACGGCGGCCTGTTCTGGCGGGGCCCCCGCTCGTTCACCGGCGGCACCCTGCTGGCGCCCGACTTCGCCGGCGGCGAGGAGGTGCGGGGGCAGCGCGCGCCGTGGATGGGCTTCACGGGCCGCCAGGACGGCACGGGTAACGCGGCGACGATCGTCATGGTCGACGCCGGGGACAACCCCGTGCACCCGCCGCAGTGGTTCGCGCGGCGCGACATGTTCGCGTGCCTGTGCCCGGCGCCGTTCTTCAGCGAGGAGGTGCCGTTCGACGCGGGTGCGTCGCTGCGGTTCCGGTATGCCGTGATCGTCGCCGACGGAACGGGTGATCCTGCGTCGGCCGCGGCCCTGGCCGAGCTGGGGACGGGCATCCTGTCCGCATGA
- a CDS encoding cupin domain-containing protein: MTTLPGGVSVSRLRVYDWAAPDGVGLAGGGTPHMHLASAEAYVVLSGTGAVHTLGPDGFAVHPLAPGVIVQMRPGVIHRAVNDGELEVMVLMSNAGLPEAGDAVMTFPPEVLADGAAYRETAALPTGGTRGTVTDADVAAAARARRDLALEGYAALLAAAERQGPRAALLPFYEAAVRLVRPQVPRWQDLWGRTAFADTDGTARVLEGLMRGVAPHLQLARSERVEAQPAPRRYGMCGRLQTWDLGS, from the coding sequence ATGACCACCCTGCCCGGCGGCGTGTCCGTCAGCCGTCTGCGCGTGTACGACTGGGCCGCGCCCGACGGCGTCGGGCTCGCCGGCGGCGGCACCCCGCACATGCACCTCGCCTCCGCCGAGGCGTACGTCGTCCTGTCCGGCACCGGGGCGGTGCACACGCTGGGCCCCGACGGGTTCGCGGTGCACCCCCTGGCGCCCGGCGTGATCGTCCAGATGCGCCCGGGCGTCATCCACCGGGCGGTCAACGACGGCGAGCTCGAGGTCATGGTCCTCATGTCGAACGCCGGTCTGCCCGAGGCCGGCGACGCCGTCATGACGTTCCCGCCCGAGGTGCTGGCCGACGGGGCGGCCTACCGCGAGACGGCCGCCCTGCCGACCGGCGGCACGCGCGGCACGGTCACCGACGCGGACGTCGCCGCCGCCGCCCGCGCGCGCCGCGACCTCGCCCTCGAGGGGTACGCCGCGCTGCTGGCCGCCGCCGAGCGGCAGGGCCCGCGCGCGGCGCTCCTGCCGTTCTACGAGGCAGCCGTGCGGCTCGTGCGCCCGCAGGTGCCGCGCTGGCAGGACCTGTGGGGACGCACCGCCTTCGCCGACACCGACGGCACCGCCCGGGTGCTCGAGGGGCTCATGCGCGGCGTGGCGCCGCACCTGCAGCTCGCACGCTCGGAGCGGGTCGAGGCGCAGCCCGCGCCCCGGCGGTACGGGATGTGCGGGCGGCTGCAGACGTGGGACCTGGGGTCCTGA
- a CDS encoding alpha-N-arabinofuranosidase, with the protein MTQRASVLLHPAFRTGTIDRRLFGSFVEHLGRAVYTGIYEPGHETADEHGFRRDVADLTRELGVTVVRYPGGNFVSNYVWEDAVGPVEDRKPFIDLAWRTVEPNTIGTDEFLQWAEREGVEPMMAVNLGTRGVAAAAALVEYCNGEAGSRWADLRIANGREKPYGVTLWCLGNEMDGPWQIGHKDAHEYGKLAAEAGKAMKLVDPSIELVVCGSSSMQMATFGEWEQTVLSYTYDLVDHISMHAYYEEVGGDRASFLGSGTAMDRFIDRVVASADAVGARRRSDKRITISFDEWNVWYLETRFPGEQNLPLQRDAPRIIEDVYSGLDAVVVGDLMLTLLNHADRVPVAALAQLVNVIAPIMTEPDGPAWKQPTFHPFATTARLARGDALDVRVQAPTITTARYGDVPAVTAAATWDGAETDGQVAVFLVNRTAEPVEVELRHPGLALSLGGGLQVTADHEPAVRGPEHAAKVEAEHVTTLDAAPVTASAVGTTTLTLAPESWTALSGTARTA; encoded by the coding sequence ATGACCCAGCGCGCCAGCGTCCTGCTGCACCCCGCCTTCCGCACCGGCACGATCGACCGCCGGCTGTTCGGCTCGTTCGTCGAGCACCTCGGCCGCGCCGTCTACACCGGCATCTACGAGCCCGGCCACGAGACCGCCGACGAGCACGGCTTCCGCCGCGACGTCGCCGACCTCACGCGCGAGCTCGGCGTCACGGTCGTGCGGTACCCCGGCGGCAACTTCGTGTCGAACTACGTCTGGGAGGACGCGGTCGGTCCCGTCGAGGACCGCAAGCCGTTCATCGACCTGGCGTGGCGGACCGTCGAGCCGAACACCATCGGCACCGACGAGTTCCTGCAGTGGGCCGAGCGCGAGGGCGTCGAGCCGATGATGGCCGTCAACCTCGGCACGCGGGGCGTCGCCGCCGCGGCCGCGCTGGTCGAGTACTGCAACGGCGAGGCCGGCTCCCGCTGGGCGGACCTGCGCATCGCGAACGGCCGCGAGAAGCCGTACGGCGTGACGCTCTGGTGCCTGGGTAACGAGATGGACGGCCCGTGGCAGATCGGCCACAAGGACGCGCACGAGTACGGCAAGCTCGCCGCCGAGGCCGGCAAGGCCATGAAGCTCGTCGACCCGTCGATCGAGCTGGTCGTGTGCGGCTCGTCGTCCATGCAGATGGCGACGTTCGGCGAGTGGGAGCAGACCGTCCTGTCGTACACGTACGACCTGGTCGACCACATCTCCATGCACGCCTACTACGAGGAGGTCGGCGGGGACCGCGCGTCGTTCCTCGGCTCCGGCACCGCCATGGACCGGTTCATCGACCGCGTCGTCGCCTCGGCCGACGCCGTGGGCGCGCGCCGCCGCTCCGACAAGCGGATCACCATCTCGTTCGACGAGTGGAACGTCTGGTACCTCGAGACCCGCTTCCCGGGCGAGCAGAACCTCCCCCTGCAGCGCGACGCCCCGCGCATCATCGAGGACGTCTACTCGGGCCTCGACGCGGTCGTCGTCGGCGACCTCATGCTCACGCTGCTCAACCACGCCGACCGCGTGCCCGTCGCGGCGCTCGCCCAGCTCGTCAACGTGATCGCGCCGATCATGACGGAGCCGGACGGCCCGGCGTGGAAGCAGCCGACGTTCCACCCGTTCGCGACCACCGCGCGCCTCGCCCGCGGCGACGCCCTCGACGTGCGCGTCCAGGCCCCGACCATCACGACCGCCAGGTACGGCGACGTGCCTGCCGTCACGGCCGCGGCGACGTGGGACGGCGCGGAGACGGACGGCCAGGTCGCCGTCTTCCTCGTCAACCGCACCGCCGAGCCGGTCGAGGTCGAGCTGCGGCACCCGGGCCTGGCGCTGTCGCTCGGCGGCGGCCTGCAGGTGACGGCCGACCACGAGCCCGCGGTGCGGGGCCCCGAGCACGCGGCCAAGGTCGAGGCGGAGCACGTGACGACGCTCGACGCGGCGCCCGTCACCGCGTCGGC